From one Streptomyces chromofuscus genomic stretch:
- a CDS encoding GNAT family N-acetyltransferase has product MGMSVTISEATDQDVEQIFKLQYLCFQSEAALYGNYRIDPLVQTLDSVRREVAEDCVFVARLGDEVIGSVRGAVTEDGAASIARLCVHPRLQGHGIGARLLRAAESALAEQRGAKKFRLHTGHRSEGNLRLYRKVGYETVGTSEGTDGVPMIVLEKQAGPYATTA; this is encoded by the coding sequence ATGGGCATGAGCGTGACCATCTCCGAGGCGACCGACCAGGACGTCGAGCAGATCTTCAAGCTTCAGTACCTGTGCTTCCAGAGCGAGGCGGCGCTGTACGGCAACTACCGCATCGACCCGCTCGTGCAGACCCTCGACTCGGTCCGCCGGGAGGTCGCCGAGGACTGCGTCTTCGTGGCCCGGCTGGGCGACGAGGTGATCGGCTCGGTGCGCGGCGCGGTCACCGAGGACGGCGCGGCCTCCATCGCCCGCCTGTGCGTCCACCCCCGCCTCCAGGGGCACGGCATCGGCGCCCGTCTCCTGCGCGCGGCGGAGTCGGCCCTCGCCGAGCAGCGCGGCGCCAAGAAGTTCCGCCTGCACACCGGCCACCGCAGCGAGGGCAACCTGCGCCTGTACCGCAAGGTGGGGTACGAGACGGTGGGCACGTCCGAGGGCACGGACGGCGTCCCCATGATCGTCCTGGAGAAGCAGGCGGGCCCGTACGCCACCACGGCGTGA
- a CDS encoding RNA polymerase sigma factor, translating into MTHDLLISLRPLLAAEASAEAHAAGTEPGDLEQAVWLRLLELLDADGPPRDPERWLRRAVRFEARRSRRTTRCEQPYDTDPADEAGPTPEQLALAATRARALRAAVRRLPGRCPALLEALMSPKDLTYREIAGELGISQGSLGPERSRCLGCLRRLLAAEVAARGARG; encoded by the coding sequence ATGACGCACGACCTGCTCATCTCCCTGCGCCCTCTGCTCGCCGCCGAGGCCTCCGCCGAGGCGCACGCCGCCGGCACCGAGCCCGGCGACCTGGAACAGGCGGTCTGGCTCCGCCTTTTGGAACTCCTCGACGCCGACGGCCCGCCCCGCGACCCCGAGCGCTGGCTGCGCCGCGCCGTCCGCTTCGAGGCCCGCCGTTCCCGTCGTACGACCCGATGCGAACAGCCGTACGACACCGATCCCGCCGACGAGGCCGGTCCCACCCCCGAACAGCTTGCCCTCGCCGCGACGCGCGCCCGTGCCCTGCGCGCGGCGGTCCGCCGGCTGCCCGGCCGCTGTCCGGCCCTCCTGGAAGCCCTGATGTCCCCCAAGGACCTCACATACCGTGAGATCGCGGGGGAGTTGGGTATCTCACAGGGCAGTCTGGGGCCGGAACGTTCCAGATGTCTGGGATGTCTGCGGCGATTGCTCGCCGCGGAGGTTGCGGCTCGCGGAGCACGGGGATAG
- a CDS encoding glycerophosphodiester phosphodiesterase has protein sequence MGTQKSNEQPQEQAHTGRRALLGAAVLGAGGAVLGLSGTARADARHGGRGMESLPVPTIVGHRGASGYRPEHTLGSYQLALDMGADIVEAGDLVPTKDGHLVCRHEPEIGGTTDVADHPEFADRKKTKTLDGVPTTGWFTEDFTLAELKTLRATERIPANRPHNTLYDGRWEIPTFEEVLQWQDEQTRLRGKQVWIYPELKHPTYFRKLGLSLEERVAKLLRKYRKDRWNSPVILQSFEPTSIQRLHKLVDNPLVVLLSGASTRPWDFVETGDPRTVADLVKPAGLREIASYAQGIGPTLDLIIPRDAAGHLTRPTTLVADAHKVGLKLHPYTLRNENPFLPADFRKGTDADGYGDVFGACKAYFATGIDGIFTDHPDTALLAREDFVNN, from the coding sequence ATGGGTACGCAGAAGTCGAACGAGCAGCCGCAGGAGCAGGCGCACACCGGGCGACGGGCGCTCCTCGGGGCCGCCGTGCTCGGCGCGGGCGGAGCGGTCCTCGGTCTGTCCGGCACGGCGAGAGCCGATGCGCGTCATGGAGGCCGAGGAATGGAGAGCCTGCCCGTGCCGACGATCGTCGGCCACCGCGGCGCCAGCGGCTACCGTCCCGAGCACACCCTCGGCTCGTACCAGCTGGCCCTCGACATGGGCGCCGACATCGTCGAGGCCGGCGACCTGGTGCCCACCAAGGACGGTCACCTCGTCTGCCGGCACGAGCCCGAGATCGGCGGTACCACGGACGTCGCCGACCACCCCGAGTTCGCCGACCGCAAGAAGACCAAGACGCTCGACGGCGTGCCCACCACCGGCTGGTTCACCGAGGACTTCACCCTCGCCGAGCTGAAGACCCTGCGCGCCACCGAGCGCATCCCGGCCAACCGCCCGCACAACACCCTCTACGACGGCCGCTGGGAGATCCCCACCTTCGAAGAGGTGCTCCAGTGGCAGGACGAGCAGACCCGGCTGCGCGGCAAGCAGGTCTGGATCTACCCGGAGCTCAAGCACCCCACCTACTTCCGCAAGCTCGGCCTGTCCCTGGAGGAGCGGGTCGCCAAGCTGCTGCGCAAGTACCGCAAGGACCGCTGGAACTCGCCGGTCATCCTGCAGTCCTTCGAGCCGACCAGCATCCAGCGCCTGCACAAGCTGGTCGACAACCCGCTCGTGGTGCTGCTGTCCGGCGCGAGCACCCGTCCCTGGGACTTCGTCGAGACCGGTGACCCGCGCACCGTCGCCGACCTGGTCAAGCCGGCCGGCCTGCGCGAGATCGCCTCCTACGCCCAGGGCATCGGCCCCACCCTGGACCTGATCATCCCGCGGGACGCCGCCGGCCACCTCACCCGGCCGACCACCCTCGTCGCCGACGCCCACAAGGTCGGCCTCAAGCTGCACCCCTACACGTTGCGCAACGAGAACCCGTTCCTGCCCGCCGACTTCCGCAAGGGCACCGACGCGGACGGCTACGGCGATGTCTTCGGCGCCTGCAAGGCGTACTTCGCCACCGGCATCGACGGCATCTTCACCGACCACCCGGACACCGCCCTGCTGGCCCGCGAGGACTTCGTCAACAACTGA